The genomic segment ACACCAAAAGGGTCAGCATTAAATAATAACAAACAAATCGTATTTAAATCCAAAGATCTAGCTAATTCATGGTATCAGGATACCACAGACAAAATGACCTATTTAGAGCAAAAAGGATTGTTTAGTAAACAAGAACAAACGATTCAAGTTGAGGGATTTGGACAGAAACAGGATGTGGCTGTCACGGTTTACTCGCCAACTGATAAAGCAAAACCATTCATAACTGAGAAAAATTTAGGATTTGGGAAATCAAAGAAAATATGCACGGGTAAAGTTGAGTTAGATAGTATTGGTACTTTTACAGAACCTGCTGAAAGATCAGGCATGAAAGTTTCTCGCGTCGAATATACAATTAAAACTAAAGAGCTTGCTGATTGGGCGACAGATCCTAATTTTTCTAAATTATTTAAAGGGCTTTATGTTGATATTGCAGAAGAACAACAAAAAACAACACTTATTCTGACTAATGATGGTTGGAAAAGCGAACGATTGATGAAAGAAAAATTTTAATTCTTTTGCTCGTAATAAAATGTAGAAGATCAAACCTAATCTGACAGTCCCGACCCTATCCCAAATTCTGTGTAAACACCCATTTCAACTTAACGGTGATCGTCTAGGCGATCACCAAAATCAATCATAAATCGATTCATCGCCGGTTTCCGGTTCTGAATCGGCATTGTCCATTTTTTTGATGCATCTTTAATCGCAAGCCAAATCACTTTGAAAACTGAATCATCCGTCGGGAATACATTTCGTTTTTTAATCACGCGACGAATCACGCTATTAAGCGATTCCACGGCATTCGTGGTATAAATCGCTTTACGAATATCAGCCGGATAATCAAAAAATGTGGCTATATTTGCCCGGTTATCTTCCCAGCCTTTCGCCACAAGCGGGTATTTTGCCTGCCATTTTTGCGAAAGTGCGGTCAGATTTTCGCGAGCTTGTGCTTCCGTCTGGGCCTGATAAACCTGCTTTAAATCTGCGGTGACGGCTTTGTAATCTTTCCACGAAACGAATTTCAAGCTGTTACGCACTAAATGCACAATGCAAAGCTGAATCTTCGTTTTAGGATAGACTGCATTGATGGCTTCCGGGAAGCCTTTTAAACCGTCTACACAGGCAATAAAAATGTCTTTCAAGCCTCGATTTTGAAGCTCTGTCAGCACATTCGCCCAGAACTTCGCACCTTCATTTTCAGCAATCCAAAGCCCCAATAACTCTTTATGTCCTTCAAGATTCACACCCAAGGCAACAAACACGGATTTGTTGATAATTCGTCCATCTTGGCGTACTTTCACTACGATACAATCCGGGTAAACAATTGGATAAACCGTATCAAGCGGGCGATTTTGCCATTCCATTACGCGTTCTTTCACGGCGTCGGTAACGCGAGAAATCAGGCTGGTTGACACATCCGCATCATAGAGTTCTTTGAACATTTCAACGATTTCCTGATTACTTAAACCCTTGGCATATAAGGCAATAATCTGCTCATCCATTCCTGTGATGCGGGTTTGGTTTTTCTTGATAAGTTGCGGTTCAAAGGTGCAGTCACGGTCACGAGGCGTCTCAATTTCTATCTCACCTTCATCACAAATGACGGTCTTAGATGTGTAACCGTTACGTGCATTTTTACCTTTTCCAGGCTGGTGTTTTTCATAACCAAGATGGTCGGTCAGTTCACCATTTAACGCAGCCTCGACGGTGATTTTTTTGAGCATCCGTGAAAATTGATTGAGATCTTCCGGTGTTTTTAGGTTTTTGGCAAATTCCGCTGCCAAGGCGTGAAGTTGTTTTTCGTTCATAATAAAATACCTGTGTCTGAATGTATTATCTCAGAAACAGGTATTTACACAAATTGTGGGAGAGGCTCAATCTGACAGTCCCCGTTTAGAATTACCGTGTCTGTCAGATTAATTTGAGCTTAAATTCTTTTCTGCCCAAATCCCTTTTCCATCAAGTAATGTTGCCATCGGTGTTCTGCCACAGCACATTTTTCCTTGATGTGTTCGATGGTGATTATAATACATTAACCACTCATCTAAATCAGCTTGTAATGTCGCTAAATCCGTATATATTTTCTTCCTAAATGCGACTTGGTAAAATTCTTGTAAGATAGTCTTATGAAAACGTTCACAGATACCATTCGTCTGTGGATGCTTCACTTTCGTTTTAGTATGCTCTATGTCATTTATCGCTAAATAAAGTTCATAATCGTGATTTTCCACTTTGCCACAATATTCACTGCCACGGTCGGTGAGAATACGCAACATCGGTAATCCTTGGGCTTCAAAGAACGGCAGGACTTTATCATTGAGCATATCTGCAGCGGCAATTGCGGTTTTCATTGTGTAGAGCTTTGCAAAAGCAACCTTGCTATAAGTATCAACAAATGTTTGCTGATAAATGCGTCCAACACCTTTTAAATTACCTACATAAAAGGTATCTTGTGAACCTAAATAGCCCGGATGAGCGGTTTCAATTTCTCCACTCGATATATCATCCTCTTTCTTACGTTCCAAGGCTTGGACTTGACTTTCATTTAGAATAATGCCTTTCTCAGCTACTTCTTTCTCTAGTGCATTTAAACGCTGTTTAAAGTTAGCAAGATTATGACGTAGCCAAATGGAACGAACACCACCGGCTGAAACAAACACACCTTGCTTGCGAAGTTCGTTACTCACTCGAACTTGTCCGTAAGCTGGAAAATCTAGGGCAAATTTTACAACAGCTTGCTCAATGTGCTCGTCTACTCGATTTTTGATATTCGGTACCCGACGAGTTTGATTAAGTAATGCTTCAACACCGCCTTGCTCTACGGCTTGTTGATAGCGATAGAATGTATCTCGGCTCATCCCCATCGCTTTGCAAGCTTGAGAAATGTTTCCGAGTTCTTCTGCTAAATTGAGTAAACCGGTCTTGTGTTTAATGAGCGGATTGTAAGTAATAAAACATGAGAGTTTCCTTTTTTGTTTAGATTTAATTTTAGACACTCATATTCTAAACGGGAAACTCTCATTTTTATAATGATTTGTCAGATCAAGTCTGATCTTCTACAAATAAAAAAGGCGACCTCACTGTCGCCTTCACTCTAGTTAAATCTTACAAATCTTCCGATTTTTCGACCGCACTTTCATCATTATTTTCAGCTTTCACAGCTTCATCTGCCGATTTCTGTGCTTTAGGTTCATCTGATTGAGTCCGTTTTGAACTACTTTCTTCCCAACCTGGTGGCGGAGTAACTGGCTCACGATTCATTAATTGTTTGATTTGTTCTTCTTCAATAGTTTCATATTTTACTAACGCATCTTTCATCGCGTGTAAAATATCTATATTATCAATCAACAATTGGCGAGCACGTCCATAGTTACGATTCACAATCGCACGAACTTCTTCATCGATAGTGTGTGCCGTTTCATCTGACATATGTTTTGCTTTTGCCATTGAACGACCTAAGAACACTTCACCTTCATCTTCCGAATAAAGAATTGGACCCAGTTTATCTGAGAACCCCCATTGGGTCACCATATTACGAGCGATGTTGGTTGCCACTTTAATATCGTTTGATGCCCCTGTTGAAATATTTTCTTCACCATAAATCAAATCTTCAGCCAAACGACCCGCATACAAGGTAGAAAGTTTACTTTCTAATTGTTTTTGGCTGATGCTGACTTGATCACCTTCTGGTAAGAAGAAAGTTACCCCTAACGCACGACCACGTGGAATAATCGTGACTTTGTGTACTGGATCGTGTTCTGGAACTAAATAACCTACAATAGCATGACCAGCCTCATGATAAGCTGTACTTTCTTTTTGCTTATCTGTCATCATCATAGTGCGACGTTCAGGTCCCATATTGATTTTATCTTTTGCTTTTTCAAACTCCAACATGGTCACAACACGTTTATTACCGC from the [Actinobacillus] rossii genome contains:
- a CDS encoding Transposase and inactivated derivatives, with amino-acid sequence MNEKQLHALAAEFAKNLKTPEDLNQFSRMLKKITVEAALNGELTDHLGYEKHQPGKGKNARNGYTSKTVICDEGEIEIETPRDRDCTFEPQLIKKNQTRITGMDEQIIALYAKGLSNQEIVEMFKELYDADVSTSLISRVTDAVKERVMEWQNRPLDTVYPIVYPDCIVVKVRQDGRIINKSVFVALGVNLEGHKELLGLWIAENEGAKFWANVLTELQNRGLKDIFIACVDGLKGFPEAINAVYPKTKIQLCIVHLVRNSLKFVSWKDYKAVTADLKQVYQAQTEAQARENLTALSQKWQAKYPLVAKGWEDNRANIATFFDYPADIRKAIYTTNAVESLNSVIRRVIKKRNVFPTDDSVFKVIWLAIKDASKKWTMPIQNRKPAMNRFMIDFGDRLDDHR
- a CDS encoding transposase; translated protein: MSKIKSKQKRKLSCFITYNPLIKHKTGLLNLAEELGNISQACKAMGMSRDTFYRYQQAVEQGGVEALLNQTRRVPNIKNRVDEHIEQAVVKFALDFPAYGQVRVSNELRKQGVFVSAGGVRSIWLRHNLANFKQRLNALEKEVAEKGIILNESQVQALERKKEDDISSGEIETAHPGYLGSQDTFYVGNLKGVGRIYQQTFVDTYSKVAFAKLYTMKTAIAAADMLNDKVLPFFEAQGLPMLRILTDRGSEYCGKVENHDYELYLAINDIEHTKTKVKHPQTNGICERFHKTILQEFYQVAFRKKIYTDLATLQADLDEWLMYYNHHRTHQGKMCCGRTPMATLLDGKGIWAEKNLSSN